A portion of the Candidatus Pristimantibacillus lignocellulolyticus genome contains these proteins:
- a CDS encoding sugar phosphate isomerase/epimerase: MRLGGQVFIEQETPEAWGKALSEARFRATTCPFDGNDMNVAAHYLAIAKQYDIVIAEVGAWSNPISPNEVTAKTAVDHCIQRLNLANEIGAGVCVNIAGSRGEQWDGPHVDNLTSDTFALIVDTVRTIIDAVQPTRTFYALEMMPWIFPNSVESYVQLVNAIDRKAFAVHFDPVNIINTPHTYYNNDLLIIDFIKNLGPYIKNVHAKDIFLHPKLTLHFDEVVPGQGQLNYTVLLQQLNLLQRDIPIIIEHLSTNDQYNAAANYIRSIADQQNIII, translated from the coding sequence ATGCGTTTGGGTGGCCAAGTATTTATCGAACAAGAGACTCCAGAAGCTTGGGGAAAAGCATTATCAGAAGCTCGTTTTCGTGCAACGACTTGTCCTTTTGATGGGAATGATATGAATGTTGCAGCGCATTATCTTGCCATTGCTAAGCAATATGATATTGTTATCGCTGAAGTTGGAGCATGGAGTAATCCCATTAGTCCTAATGAAGTAACAGCCAAAACCGCCGTCGATCATTGCATACAGAGATTGAATCTAGCTAATGAAATAGGTGCTGGAGTATGTGTGAATATAGCAGGATCACGGGGTGAGCAGTGGGATGGTCCACATGTGGATAACTTAACAAGTGACACATTCGCTCTTATTGTGGATACCGTTCGAACGATTATTGATGCAGTACAACCTACTCGAACATTTTATGCTCTAGAAATGATGCCTTGGATTTTTCCTAATAGCGTAGAAAGTTATGTGCAATTAGTAAATGCTATTGATCGCAAAGCTTTTGCTGTCCACTTTGATCCCGTCAATATTATTAATACACCGCATACCTACTACAATAATGACTTACTTATTATTGATTTCATTAAAAATCTGGGTCCATATATTAAAAATGTACATGCCAAAGACATCTTTCTACATCCAAAGCTAACGTTGCATTTTGATGAAGTCGTTCCAGGACAAGGACAACTCAATTACACCGTACTACTCCAACAATTAAACTTGTTGCAAAGAGATATTCCGATTATTATCGAGCACTTATCAACTAATGATCAATATAATGCTGCAGCAAACTATATTAGATCTATTGCAGACCAACAAAATATCATTATTTAA
- a CDS encoding DUF4234 domain-containing protein yields the protein MIEQRNIAVCIILSLITCGIYGIYWFIVMTNDIGKLSGDPDFTGGKHFLLSIVTCGIWSIVWGYQVGKHIYEAQRQRGFHSSDNSTLYLVLCIFGFGIVTYALAQNDVNKLL from the coding sequence ATGATTGAACAAAGAAATATCGCTGTATGTATTATATTATCGCTCATTACATGTGGTATATATGGAATTTATTGGTTTATAGTAATGACTAATGATATTGGTAAATTAAGTGGTGATCCAGACTTCACAGGAGGAAAACACTTCCTATTATCAATAGTAACTTGTGGTATTTGGTCTATCGTGTGGGGTTACCAAGTCGGTAAACATATTTATGAAGCGCAACGTCAGCGTGGTTTCCACAGTTCTGACAATTCAACGCTATACCTTGTTCTTTGTATCTTTGGTTTTGGAATTGTAACTTACGCACTAGCACAAAATGATGTTAATAAATTATTATAA
- a CDS encoding DUF2752 domain-containing protein, which yields MLINYYKFQSFARKNPKLFWGSFFAIGLVAYIKIWLPLTNLGIPCPFHTLTGLYCPGCGITRAATELLQLNVQTSFHYNRLIYVLIPLYGFYWLSQRYNKKIAANVIMVFMTILTIAFGILRNIPYFSWLAPN from the coding sequence ATGTTAATAAATTATTATAAGTTTCAATCCTTTGCTCGAAAGAATCCTAAATTATTTTGGGGTTCTTTCTTTGCAATTGGATTAGTAGCTTACATTAAAATATGGTTACCACTCACAAATCTCGGAATTCCTTGTCCCTTTCACACTTTAACAGGGTTGTATTGTCCAGGTTGCGGCATTACAAGAGCCGCTACAGAGTTATTACAACTCAATGTGCAGACGTCATTCCACTACAACAGGTTGATCTATGTCTTAATCCCTTTGTACGGTTTTTATTGGCTCTCGCAGCGTTACAACAAGAAGATTGCCGCAAATGTAATTATGGTGTTCATGACTATATTGACGATTGCCTTCGGAATTTTACGTAATATCCCTTACTTCTCATGGCTCGCACCAAATTAA
- a CDS encoding efflux RND transporter permease subunit yields MNSIVNFVLKNKLAVWLLTIIITFSGVYSSTKMNMETIPDISIPYLMVMDVYPGATAEQVMDEVTVPLEKILENLSGVKTVMSTSYSSMSSLQVEYDYGTDMAEAKREIQAALDGVKLPDNAQEPMITAISFNMMPILALSISSESEDIVSLTHTVEDILLPKIEKIEGVASATMTGQHIEEVELTYNTDKMASLGVTEETITNLIKASDMYTSLGIFEFEEAEQAISVDGKFMTMDELSEMLIPVTPTAEQPAPFVKLNELADIELVGKVQSVSRTNGQDAIAIQIVKAQDANTVTVVNELKDLMKDEQERIDGLVVETTLDQGAPIEKSVLTMVEKALFGGLIAILIILLFLRDFKSTIISIVSIPVSLFMALLVLNWLDITLNIMTLGAITVAIGRVIDDSIVVVENIYRRIHLKEEKLSGRALVREATIEMFKPILSSTLVTVAVFAPLVFVGGMIGELFLPFALTMSFALIASLIVAITIVPALSHILFKKKLYAPKTESKHKDVGALAKKYRGALEWTLKHKAITSIISIVILVGSCLLTPLIGVSFLGSEEEKVMYLTYSPKAGELHEDTLKYVTEVEQKLIAREDVDIVQLSISDSADMMSMMSGGAGGSLMYVIFDPDMKNFPEVREEIEGYVKDIGHPGRWGSQNFSMSSMSSNEVSYTLHSEDLGNLEEAVLKVEETLQGSSLLTDVSSTKEESYQAYTIKTDQATLLQYGLTTGQIVMMLYPDTSKSVLTKVESDGKSIEVIVQKEAVTPKSFEDMLKLPVQTPMGTTVELGDIVEIEEGYAVNSLSRSQGQYTATVSGTIVGEDVSKASSDVGGKVEALELPKGVELGEAGAMADIQEGFTQLIVAMLAAIAIVYFILVVTFGEGLAPFVILLSLPFTVIGAFAGLFIAGETISIPVMMGLLMLIGIVVTNAIVLVDRIIHMEREGLSLRESILEAGTTRLRPILMTAIATIGAMIPLAIGGGGGGFISKGLAITVIGGLASSTLLTLIIVPVVYEMLSKLLKKNRREVEEN; encoded by the coding sequence GTGAACTCGATAGTTAATTTTGTGTTGAAAAATAAGTTGGCAGTATGGTTACTCACCATAATTATAACGTTTTCTGGTGTGTATTCATCAACAAAGATGAACATGGAGACCATCCCGGATATCTCAATACCGTACTTAATGGTAATGGATGTATATCCTGGTGCAACTGCTGAACAGGTTATGGACGAGGTTACCGTTCCGCTAGAAAAGATTCTTGAAAATCTAAGTGGTGTCAAAACGGTTATGTCTACTTCCTATTCTAGCATGTCTAGTCTTCAAGTGGAGTATGATTATGGTACAGATATGGCTGAGGCGAAACGCGAAATTCAAGCAGCGCTTGATGGAGTAAAATTGCCAGACAATGCTCAAGAGCCAATGATTACGGCGATCAGCTTTAATATGATGCCAATTCTAGCATTGAGCATAAGTAGCGAATCAGAAGATATTGTTAGTTTGACTCATACGGTTGAAGATATTTTACTTCCTAAAATTGAGAAAATTGAGGGCGTAGCTTCAGCAACTATGACTGGTCAACATATTGAAGAGGTGGAGCTTACTTATAACACCGACAAAATGGCTAGCTTAGGTGTTACAGAAGAGACGATCACGAATCTAATTAAAGCAAGTGATATGTACACTTCGTTAGGTATTTTTGAATTCGAAGAAGCTGAACAAGCAATATCAGTTGATGGTAAGTTCATGACAATGGATGAACTTAGCGAAATGCTAATTCCAGTTACTCCTACTGCAGAACAACCAGCGCCATTTGTGAAATTAAATGAGCTTGCTGATATTGAATTAGTAGGTAAAGTTCAATCGGTATCTCGTACCAATGGTCAAGATGCGATTGCGATCCAAATCGTGAAAGCTCAAGATGCTAATACAGTTACTGTTGTTAATGAGTTGAAAGATTTGATGAAAGATGAGCAAGAACGCATTGACGGTCTAGTAGTAGAAACAACTCTTGACCAAGGTGCACCGATTGAAAAGTCCGTTCTAACGATGGTGGAAAAAGCATTATTCGGTGGTTTGATCGCCATTCTTATTATTCTATTATTCTTACGTGATTTCAAATCAACAATTATATCTATTGTATCTATTCCGGTATCATTATTTATGGCTTTACTAGTACTGAACTGGTTAGATATTACGTTAAATATAATGACATTAGGTGCAATTACGGTCGCGATTGGTCGAGTTATTGATGATTCCATCGTCGTTGTCGAGAATATCTATCGACGAATTCATCTGAAAGAAGAAAAATTATCTGGTCGTGCGCTTGTTCGTGAAGCTACGATTGAGATGTTCAAACCAATTCTATCCTCTACATTAGTAACGGTTGCAGTATTTGCTCCGCTAGTATTTGTAGGTGGCATGATCGGAGAATTGTTCTTGCCGTTCGCTTTAACGATGAGTTTTGCGTTAATTGCATCTTTAATTGTTGCAATTACAATCGTTCCGGCACTTTCTCATATCTTATTTAAGAAAAAATTGTATGCTCCAAAAACAGAGAGCAAACATAAAGATGTTGGCGCATTAGCTAAGAAATATAGAGGTGCATTAGAGTGGACGCTTAAACACAAAGCGATTACGTCTATCATTTCCATCGTTATCTTAGTTGGTAGTTGTTTATTAACTCCATTGATCGGAGTTAGCTTCCTTGGTAGCGAAGAAGAAAAAGTAATGTATCTTACTTATTCGCCAAAAGCTGGTGAATTGCATGAAGATACGCTTAAATATGTAACAGAAGTCGAACAAAAGTTAATTGCTCGTGAAGATGTTGATATCGTTCAATTATCTATATCAGATAGTGCAGATATGATGTCAATGATGTCCGGTGGAGCTGGTGGATCGTTAATGTATGTAATATTCGATCCAGATATGAAGAACTTCCCAGAAGTTCGTGAAGAAATTGAAGGATATGTGAAAGATATTGGCCACCCAGGTCGTTGGGGCAGTCAAAACTTCTCAATGAGTTCTATGTCTAGCAATGAAGTAAGTTATACACTTCACAGTGAAGACTTAGGTAATTTGGAAGAAGCCGTTCTCAAGGTTGAAGAAACATTACAAGGAAGTTCCTTGTTAACTGATGTATCTTCTACGAAAGAAGAAAGCTATCAGGCTTACACAATTAAGACAGATCAAGCTACGTTATTACAATATGGTTTAACAACAGGGCAAATCGTTATGATGTTATATCCTGATACCTCAAAATCGGTATTAACAAAAGTTGAAAGTGACGGGAAGTCAATTGAAGTAATTGTTCAAAAAGAAGCAGTTACGCCAAAATCATTTGAAGATATGTTGAAACTACCTGTACAAACACCTATGGGGACAACAGTTGAACTTGGTGATATTGTTGAAATAGAGGAAGGTTACGCAGTAAATAGTCTATCTCGAAGCCAAGGACAGTATACAGCTACAGTATCCGGTACAATTGTTGGTGAAGATGTATCGAAAGCATCTTCAGATGTAGGTGGAAAAGTAGAAGCGCTTGAATTGCCAAAAGGCGTTGAGCTAGGCGAAGCAGGGGCAATGGCTGACATTCAAGAAGGATTTACACAACTTATTGTTGCAATGCTTGCTGCAATAGCGATTGTATACTTCATTCTTGTAGTAACATTTGGTGAAGGTCTTGCGCCATTCGTAATTTTACTATCATTACCGTTTACGGTAATTGGTGCATTCGCAGGACTGTTTATAGCGGGTGAAACAATTTCTATACCGGTTATGATGGGACTATTGATGCTCATAGGTATCGTTGTTACGAATGCGATTGTACTCGTCGACCGCATTATTCATATGGAACGTGAAGGACTTTCATTACGTGAATCTATATTAGAAGCTGGTACTACTCGTCTTCGTCCGATCTTAATGACGGCGATTGCGACGATCGGTGCGATGATCCCACTAGCAATTGGTGGCGGTGGTGGAGGTTTTATCTCTAAAGGTCTTGCCATTACAGTTATTGGTGGTTTGGCAAGTTCGACATTGCTAACACTAATTATTGTTCCAGTTGTATATGAAATGTTATCTAAACTACTGAAGAAAAATCGTCGTGAAGTTGAAGAAAACTAA
- a CDS encoding TetR/AcrR family transcriptional regulator, producing MSKKELIIKHAVELFAEKGFESTSIQEITEKCGISKGAFYLSFKSKDELIISIIDHFMMGIINNIDQAVISDLPNEHKLFLLYSSMFQSLESHSKFALIFVKEQMLHVNEKLFAKFAFYDQQFSTSLLKLIDTIYGASVETIKYDLLLCIKGNLNVYSEFLITQKVPIDIASLAHSLVDKTNAIAYNATVGYVTEEMFNHRCISTDTTITVQHIIEKINHLLETNDDQLETESLVILLEQLQSINSSQAIMKGMMNTLKQYPRCRLLINNLEQLLEK from the coding sequence ATGTCAAAAAAAGAACTGATTATTAAACACGCGGTTGAATTATTCGCTGAGAAAGGCTTTGAATCCACGTCTATTCAAGAAATCACGGAAAAATGCGGAATTTCTAAAGGCGCTTTCTATCTTAGTTTTAAATCTAAAGATGAGCTAATAATTTCGATCATTGATCATTTCATGATGGGAATCATAAACAACATTGACCAAGCGGTCATTAGTGACCTTCCCAATGAACACAAACTATTTTTGCTATACTCCTCTATGTTCCAGTCGCTTGAATCACATAGTAAATTCGCCTTAATTTTTGTTAAGGAGCAAATGCTCCATGTAAACGAAAAATTATTTGCAAAATTCGCTTTTTATGATCAGCAATTTTCAACATCTTTATTAAAGTTGATAGATACAATATATGGTGCCTCCGTTGAAACAATAAAATACGATCTGTTACTATGTATTAAAGGAAATCTGAACGTATACTCGGAGTTCTTAATTACTCAGAAAGTACCAATTGATATTGCATCACTAGCACATAGCCTAGTTGATAAGACGAATGCAATTGCTTATAACGCAACGGTAGGATATGTTACAGAAGAGATGTTCAATCATAGATGTATTTCTACCGATACTACGATCACAGTACAACATATAATAGAAAAGATTAATCATCTATTGGAAACTAATGATGATCAATTAGAAACGGAGTCACTTGTCATATTGTTGGAACAACTCCAATCTATTAATTCCAGTCAAGCAATAATGAAGGGGATGATGAATACGTTGAAACAATATCCGCGATGTAGATTACTTATTAACAACCTTGAACAATTGTTAGAAAAGTAA
- a CDS encoding NADH:flavin oxidoreductase/NADH oxidase, with protein MTYIDQPLTIKDMILKNRIVMAPMCQYAVEEQDGIPNDWHHIHYTSRAIGGTALIIVEMTNVEPRGRITNRCLGLWSDEHIPAFRRIVDAAHKQGAKIGIQIAHAGRKATDSPDAVSSSAISVTHDDSSPKPHALTTEEALSVVEKFRDAIKRAVLCGFDCIEIHGAHGYLIHQFHSPNINQRDDQYGSDLALFGEQIVQAARSVMPTDMPLLFRISAVEYMKNGYTLEHSLALAKRYYEAGVDCFHVSTGGEGPVSVVQPGQHAAYQVPYARAFKSAFPNIPIIAVGKLEQPEIAESVLANHDADLIAIGRGMLNDPYWALHAVKQVTGHIDAPTSYIRGM; from the coding sequence ATGACTTACATTGATCAACCACTTACGATAAAGGATATGATATTAAAAAATCGCATCGTTATGGCTCCAATGTGCCAGTATGCGGTTGAAGAGCAAGATGGTATTCCGAATGATTGGCATCATATCCACTATACTTCTCGCGCTATCGGCGGTACAGCTCTTATCATTGTCGAGATGACGAATGTTGAACCTAGAGGAAGAATTACTAATCGTTGCCTTGGTCTATGGTCTGATGAACATATCCCTGCATTCCGACGCATCGTTGATGCTGCGCATAAACAAGGTGCCAAAATCGGAATACAAATCGCTCACGCAGGCAGAAAAGCAACGGATTCGCCAGATGCTGTATCGTCATCAGCTATTTCTGTAACACATGACGACAGTTCACCTAAGCCTCATGCATTAACAACTGAAGAAGCGCTATCTGTTGTCGAGAAATTCAGAGATGCAATTAAACGAGCTGTACTATGTGGTTTCGATTGTATCGAAATCCACGGAGCGCATGGTTACTTAATTCATCAATTCCACTCACCTAATATTAATCAACGTGACGATCAATATGGCTCAGACCTCGCTTTATTTGGCGAACAAATCGTGCAAGCTGCAAGATCCGTAATGCCCACTGATATGCCGTTATTATTCCGTATTTCTGCCGTTGAGTATATGAAGAATGGCTATACGCTAGAACACTCTCTTGCATTAGCCAAACGATACTACGAAGCTGGTGTAGATTGTTTTCACGTATCTACAGGCGGTGAAGGTCCAGTCTCCGTCGTTCAACCAGGTCAGCATGCAGCATATCAAGTTCCCTATGCACGAGCTTTTAAATCGGCTTTCCCAAACATCCCAATCATTGCTGTAGGTAAACTTGAACAACCAGAAATTGCTGAATCCGTATTAGCTAATCATGATGCCGATCTTATTGCGATTGGACGTGGTATGCTGAATGATCCTTACTGGGCATTGCATGCGGTGAAGCAAGTTACGGGACATATTGATGCACCTACTTCCTATATACGTGGGATGTAA
- a CDS encoding HAD-IIA family hydrolase, which yields MASEHINGFIIDLDGTVYTGHQDITGAINGLCMLQQRNIPFLFLSNRGNYSRAMCKDKLAVMGIEVDAEQIVLSSTVTARYLRDHYPDDAIWTLGDAGLTEELRSHQLVIAETPEQAKWLVITLHESLTYEDLNMAFRAVRAGAQIIATNEDRMFPTEAGDCIDVAGMIGAIVYATGVEVTKVMGKPSAIMADTALSILGLPAAECMVVGDSIASDVMLGKLNGMSTALVLTGSTTIEDVQQSEIKPDIVVSSLAALIDQHLS from the coding sequence GTGGCAAGCGAACATATTAATGGATTTATTATTGATTTGGATGGAACGGTATATACGGGACACCAGGATATAACGGGTGCAATTAATGGACTGTGCATGTTGCAACAGCGCAACATTCCGTTTCTTTTTCTTAGTAATCGTGGTAATTATTCACGAGCAATGTGTAAGGACAAGCTTGCAGTTATGGGGATCGAAGTAGATGCTGAGCAAATTGTATTAAGTTCTACCGTTACTGCCAGATACTTGCGTGATCATTATCCAGATGATGCGATCTGGACGCTTGGTGATGCAGGATTAACTGAAGAATTACGATCACATCAGTTAGTTATCGCGGAAACGCCTGAACAAGCAAAATGGCTAGTCATCACTTTACATGAATCATTAACGTATGAAGATTTAAATATGGCATTTCGTGCTGTCCGAGCTGGAGCACAAATCATTGCAACGAATGAAGATCGCATGTTTCCTACTGAAGCGGGTGATTGTATAGATGTAGCGGGTATGATCGGTGCGATTGTTTATGCGACTGGAGTTGAAGTGACTAAAGTGATGGGCAAGCCATCCGCTATTATGGCTGATACAGCTCTTTCTATTCTTGGTTTACCAGCAGCCGAGTGTATGGTTGTAGGTGATAGTATCGCTTCTGATGTTATGCTAGGTAAGTTGAATGGAATGTCTACAGCGCTAGTATTAACAGGTTCTACTACAATAGAAGATGTACAGCAGAGTGAGATTAAACCTGATATCGTTGTGAGTAGTTTGGCCGCACTAATAGATCAACATCTATCTTAG
- a CDS encoding chromate transporter, which yields MDWVEVIQLFIGFLIANILGYGGGPASIPLIYNEVVEKYAWSSPTEFSNVIALGNALPGPISTKIAAYIGYDVAGIVGSISALIATIVPSIIGLIVMLKLLQKYRESKVVKGISLLVQPVIAMLMLVLTWQMANNSIGDIGWLQTIIIAIVALWAMQIKKIHPAFVVLAAFVYGGFILPYF from the coding sequence ATGGATTGGGTTGAAGTTATCCAGTTATTTATTGGCTTTCTAATCGCTAATATTTTGGGATATGGCGGTGGTCCCGCATCAATCCCACTCATTTATAATGAGGTAGTAGAAAAATATGCTTGGTCCTCGCCAACTGAATTTTCTAATGTAATAGCATTAGGTAATGCATTGCCAGGACCAATTTCAACTAAGATAGCGGCCTATATAGGCTATGATGTAGCTGGAATTGTAGGCAGTATTAGTGCACTTATAGCGACAATAGTTCCGTCAATTATCGGCTTGATTGTTATGCTAAAATTGCTACAGAAATATCGCGAATCCAAAGTAGTAAAAGGTATTAGTTTGTTAGTGCAACCTGTTATTGCGATGCTTATGCTAGTACTAACATGGCAAATGGCAAATAACTCGATTGGAGATATTGGCTGGTTACAAACGATTATTATTGCTATTGTTGCTCTTTGGGCGATGCAAATAAAAAAGATTCATCCTGCTTTTGTTGTTCTAGCCGCTTTTGTATATGGAGGTTTCATATTGCCGTATTTTTAA
- a CDS encoding chromate transporter, with the protein MSKQKKMNLYRQLLWSMMKTGVLGFGGGPSVVPLIRHEAVKAYNWISDDEFGEIFVLANTLPGPIATKMAGYLGYRLKGLMGAVIAVVAHILPSSIAMIALMSAVGYFSNSLVVQGMIRAVVPVVAVMLGAMAYEFAEKAVKGLGIYFGIAFFVLALLLLQVINVHPAIVIMLFIGYGTIHFKFVDRWKDHKVKKEGQG; encoded by the coding sequence ATGAGTAAGCAGAAAAAAATGAATCTATATCGTCAATTGTTATGGAGCATGATGAAGACAGGAGTACTTGGATTTGGCGGTGGTCCTTCTGTTGTACCGTTAATTCGTCATGAAGCTGTAAAAGCCTATAACTGGATAAGTGACGATGAATTTGGTGAAATATTCGTACTAGCCAATACATTACCCGGTCCTATTGCGACGAAGATGGCTGGATATCTAGGTTATCGCTTAAAAGGATTGATGGGCGCAGTAATTGCAGTAGTAGCTCATATTCTTCCTTCTTCTATTGCGATGATTGCGTTAATGTCTGCAGTAGGTTATTTCAGCAACTCACTAGTAGTCCAAGGAATGATTCGTGCAGTTGTGCCAGTTGTAGCTGTTATGCTCGGAGCGATGGCATATGAATTTGCAGAAAAAGCTGTAAAAGGTCTAGGTATCTATTTCGGAATTGCATTTTTCGTACTTGCACTGCTACTTCTGCAAGTGATTAATGTACATCCTGCAATCGTAATTATGCTCTTTATTGGTTACGGAACGATACACTTCAAGTTTGTCGATCGATGGAAAGATCACAAAGTTAAGAAAGAAGGTCAAGGATAA